The sequence CCCGGGCTTCACGCTTTATACCACTTCAGACCCTCTATGGACAATGCTCTCCTCCCCTTCCTTCAGGCAGGTGTTGAGACTCGTATAGCAGATGACACCAACACAGGACTTGCAGTCGGCGGCGGTCTTAAATATCTTTTCACTAAAAGCTTCGCAGGTGATGTTTCATTCAAGAACATCTACTTCGGCGAAGGCAAACACGACCAGCTTATGGCAGTGTCTGTTGCTTACTTCTTCGGCGTAAGGGAAAAAGCTCCTGTTATGGCTGCTGAACCTGTTCCCACACCTGTTGCAGCAGCAGTTAAGGAAGAACCTGCGCCTATGGCAGCGGTTGTTGCTGAAGAAAAGAAAGAAGCAGTCGTAGTTGCACCCGTTGATTCCGACGGTGACGGCGTTTACGATGATCAGGATCAATGCCCCGGCACTCCTCAGGGTTATGACGTAAATGAGAAAGGCTGCTTCAAAAACCTGAAACTTTATGTTAACTTCGCGAACGACAGTGACATGATTGATGACGCTTCAATGGTTAGAGTTCGGGAATTCGCTGATTTCATGAAAGCTACTCCCGTTCTCAAAGTTGAGATTCAGGGTCACACAGACAGCAAAGGAACAGAAGCTTACAACCAGAAGCTCTCAGAAAGAAGAGCTGAAGCTATAAGCAGCGCACTTATAAACCTCGGCATAGAGGCTGACAGAGTGTCTGCCAAAGGCTACGGCGAAACTAAACCCATTGCCCCCAACGCTTCACCTGAAGACAGAGCTAAAAACAGACGCATCGAAGCTGTTGCCGTTGATGAAGAAGGAATGAAAGTCCAGTCACAGAAACCCGAATAACAACAATATAAAAAAAGTATACAACAGGGGGGCGAAAGCCCCCTTATTTTTTTGACATTTATTTGAAACATTTAATTCATTCTCTTTTTAATTATTTAGCATTAAAGAAGTTTTATTACTACGATATTTGACGTAATGGTAACAATGATACAGTATATCATCATAGTTTTTACAAATACGTGTAACTACTTATATTTTCAGGATTATACGAA is a genomic window of Geovibrio thiophilus containing:
- a CDS encoding OmpA family protein, giving the protein MKKLFTALLMCAFTFGSAAAYEMKDAYYFGPYAGYKAFDDKSDFKNDMEVGLKLGYFITEHWAAELSGGYAEAEYDSKSGSEDVLTPGLHALYHFRPSMDNALLPFLQAGVETRIADDTNTGLAVGGGLKYLFTKSFAGDVSFKNIYFGEGKHDQLMAVSVAYFFGVREKAPVMAAEPVPTPVAAAVKEEPAPMAAVVAEEKKEAVVVAPVDSDGDGVYDDQDQCPGTPQGYDVNEKGCFKNLKLYVNFANDSDMIDDASMVRVREFADFMKATPVLKVEIQGHTDSKGTEAYNQKLSERRAEAISSALINLGIEADRVSAKGYGETKPIAPNASPEDRAKNRRIEAVAVDEEGMKVQSQKPE